The Aureimonas populi genome includes the window GGCGTTGAAGGACATGGTGCTGGTCACGAATTCGCGCCTCTCCGTGCAGCCCGTGGGCGAGGCCGAGTTCGCCCATATCTGCCGCATGGGCGGGCTGGACCCGAAACGAGCGATGGGAACCGCGTAAGGAACGGAACGTTTCGGGAACGATCAACATCCCCGAAAGAACCCGACCCATGGCGAACGACCCCAAGACGGACACCGGCTCCAACACCGTGAAGGACCCGGACGACTGGACGACCGGCGAGGAGCCGATGACGGGCGCTCAGGCCTCCTATCTGAAGACGCTGTGCGAGGAGACGGGCGAGGCCTTCGACGATTCGATGACCAAGGCCGACGCATCGAAAAAGATCGACGAGCTGCAGGCGCAATCCAAGCGCTTGAAGGACGGCTGAAACGACCAGCGCCGCCCCATGGGGCGGCGCTCTCTCTTGCGGGTCAGGACAGGAAGCCGAAGATCCACAAAATGAGGATGATGGGGATCGGAATGCCGATCAGCCAGAGCAGGCCGCCTTTGAACATGGACATGTCCTCTTCTTCGTCCCCGGCAAAAGGCCCTGAGGAGGCCCCTGGTTCCCGGGTGCGGGACGCGCGCGCCTTCATCCTCGCGAACACGGCCGTCCAGCGCCCGCCCCATGTGCCGCAGATCGCGCTGCATCTGGCCGACGAGGCGCACGATCTCTGGCTGAAGACGGAGGAGGAATTGGCCGAGGCAGGCGTGCCGCCGCCCTTCTGGGCCTTCGC containing:
- a CDS encoding DUF3072 domain-containing protein; amino-acid sequence: MANDPKTDTGSNTVKDPDDWTTGEEPMTGAQASYLKTLCEETGEAFDDSMTKADASKKIDELQAQSKRLKDG